The DNA window CTTTCATCCTGAGGAagctcacaagtttcacttatAGATCCTGATCTCAAGTCTGCCGGCGGTATAAAACAGTCCACTGAAAGACCTTGAACATTGAATGCAACCTCTTCAATTGTCCAAGCTTCTTCCATCTTTGTCTTTGTATGGCTCATTGCCACTTCACCAAATCTAAAAAGTGTCACCACTGAACGCCCAGAATGCGCAATCAAAATCCCTTCCACAGGCCTGTAATCATCTAGGAAGGAATTGATTGTAGTCTCCCAGTAAACTGCATCACCGCCATTGGATTGGATGCGGGTCAGATGCGAATCCTCCATATGGACAAGAAGTCCGGTCTTTTGGCTGAAGTAGCCAAACAGTACATGCCTTATGATTTCAGCAGGTCCCTCACTTCTAGCTTTCAGTGTATGAGGATCAGCACATAGCTTAAGGATGAAGCAATCTTCACCATTAATCTTTTTCTCTCCTATGCACCTGGCATCTACAAAAATACTGGCTGTGGTTCTTGGATCAAGTCCctaaataagaaaaatcaaagccCTCATAAATGATCTACAAAGACAGAATTGTATAAGGGCGCCAGTATAACCAACACTAAAAAGAAACTAACCTGCAAGGCACGGCGTAAAGGTCTAACAGGTCCTTTTGCAGTGTGGGCACCAAGCCACGGGGTATGTCTCCAAACAAGCTTGCCATTGCAGCCAGCACGAACCTTACTCCCTCCAACTGCAAGCTCAACATACCACATGTCTGGGTTCATCTGCCAGAGAACAAAGTTGCCCAATTCTGTCCCCTTAGAGCCATTCCGGTTCTTCACCACCTTTGTTGCAGTTTCAAACTCCGAAGCTACCATTCTGACCTTTCCCATTGCATAAGCATTCTTTATGGAGTTTTGCAGCTTCTGCCCTCCTGAAGCAGCTATGTACTGCTGCAATATGTACTGAGCAGAAGAAGTTTCCTGCAATGGCAATGAGCAGTTAAGAAATCTTagaaaagaaactaaatagctttacatggataaaaaaaatggagtTTAAAAAACTTTACCCCCTACAAAGTATCATGGTTCTTGTGCCGAAAACATCCCATTCATTTTCACTGGCAATTAAAAGGACATTACCAAATTCAAGATCCATTCCacaattgtttttcttctcattcTCTTAAAACATTTTTTCTCTATGAtatctcaagaaaaaaaaagaactagtGATTAGGTTAtgattgaataaaaaatatataagatgATATAAGGAGAAACAAGTGAAAATATAgtgatttattttcttcctaTTCTGCATTATTCTATTTTCTCACCAACTGAACTGAACCCTTTAagaattagaaaagaaaataggTCACTTCATCTTGTCCCCAATTAAAAATGGCCACAGCAATGTATAAATAAACACAGATAGTAGAGATTTGTAAGCAAAACCATGAAGAAATAAATTATTGCTGCAACTCTAAAACTAAAAGTAAGGAACGGCCACTACCCTGTTTTACGCttacataaaatattttagaaaaattcaaactaatcctgataatttttttaaccaAAATCACACGCTTGTCCCTAATACTCAATAACCACAGCCcctaagaaacaaaaaaaaaatggtaaatctgaaaagaaaaagagtttcTAACTTTCTATTCTGTTGAGTATGCTAAGGTTTCATCTAACAATCAACTTCTCTGTAAAACTTACAATGGGTGTGTCTTTGATGCTAAGGTGAGGCAACGGGTCCAAGCTGGTAACGTGCACCGGGGAGAGAGGTGCGCCCATGACCCCAAGCAGCAGCCTGAGATCAGACCtcttattattactattatatcCCAACGAAGAGTTCGAAACGGACGGAGTTCTTGAGAGCTGCCCTTTCATCCACTGCCCGATTCCCGAGCCCATCCGCCTCGACTCCCCGCCAACCCCTTCCCCTCCGTCTGGATCCGGTCCCTCCATGAGAGGCGTCAGTGTCTCCCCGACCACCGGCCTCAGGCTTCCGGATCTCCCAACCAATGGCTCAGGGTTGGCCGTGAGAGCGTAGGGATTCTTCTTCCTCCGGAGCAGGCCTGAAATCGGAGACGCAGAACGGGCAGGGCTCTTTGATCGGGACCTGGATGGGGAAAGTCCCCTTACCACTTCTTCCTTGAGAGCCGAGAAGAAACCCTGCTTTTTCTCCATTCTTTAAAGAGCGAGAGAGAAAGTTGTTTGGGTTTGTTTCACTGTTTCCAAGCTAACAAGAGCAAGATTTCAGGCTCTGTgtgatcttcttcttcatagAGAGGTAGACAGAGAGTGGTAATGTATTAGTGGAGAGACTGGGAACTGGAAAAGCTGCAGTGGGAAAGCGTTACCTTACCTATGGTATGAGTGGGTGAGCTGTCTGACGTGGAAAATTGGCATTAAATGTAGTTATTTTTCTCAATCTGGCAAACCCTATAATTTTTATGATTCCTTTTTTAATTCACAAAATTATGACCTTTGAATGCATGGATTATGTGTTTCATTCTTTCTTAAATTGATGTTCACACCGTATCGTATCtggtttatttcattatttttataaaaGAATCTTATACTTCTTTCTTGGGGAAATTAGGGGAAAGGAGAATATAATAGTTACATATTCAAGGAATGATAAAGCAGGAAAAAcattagaaaaaaatatatttgtattgtatTGACAAAAATACCCCTAAATATATCTCTAAAATCTATCTAGAGTCACACTCGTGAtgtcattcttcttcctctttttttttctctctcttcatcttctttcatgTCGACCACCAGAAATTGGTCGTCCGATCATCGTTTTCTATGAACAAACTATCGAAATaaagctctaggtcagcccgaTTAAAACTCAATCATCACTGGtcatcgattatcacttgattcATCAAAAAAACTTTTTGAAATCACGGCCACCATTTGAAAAGAAGATAGATCCGGCCAATACGGCCAACTCCGAtgaccatcaacaccaccaatcaactccacggaccatggcgcatcacctttgaggttttattgctttttcgaattcttttttttttcttctgaaattggATCTGAATCTACAAATAATACATTTGTTTCAGATCTGTTcttatatgttatttgttttggaactttaaacaaataaatttctttaaaaacagataacatttcattaaagacagataacatttcaataagacagataacatttaacaggacagataacattatgacagatatcaaattaattgaaacaaataacatatcacATGTAGTCTGCAACTggaatcagaaccaaaaaaaacacaaaaaaatcattacagaaacttttgaaaaataatgatgtgatgacagatcgaaggaaaactaCAAGTCCTGTGGTGAGTATGATCAAATCTAGAAATTCAAACACCgagaatatccaaaatcaacaTGATCGTAAGGTGAATcattatagaaattcaaaattgatgcaagattcatattagaaaatcaatttcacgaagaaaattggaaaaaaaatattcactGCAACTATAATTGTGAAAGAGGAGCTTTCGTAAGTGGATAAGGAATTTTCGTAaactttatgattaatttttaaattttaattaattaaattgaggtcattttagtcatttaaaaaaattaggataagagtttgtcctttttggaatattagtttaaagtacatgtactttatggaataagacttttaagaatgttCATATTGGAACAAAGCTCTCCCATGAAggacttatatttaattttcctttttttttgaaacaaggaTTTGGGTGGGGTAGGATTGGAACTCACGACCTAATGGGTCAGTGATCActtacatgcaatgtgattaCCGTTCAACCAGCGACTCACTTGTCTtatagactttttttttaattgagttATATGTCCACATGATTTTATATGCATTATGTGGAACATGTGGAGTTtatgaattcatttgaatcatTTGCGTCCAACCAAGGGCAAAGCCTGTGAACAACCTCCAACTTAGTTGGTGATAATGCATTCCCACACATGGACATTAGCTTTAGGTTTCAATCCCCTCCCCATCCAATGTATCAAAAAACCAAGCGTGGAGCCTCCTTATAGTGAGGGGTCAGTTGACTATCCTCAAAAACATTTTAATAATTTTACTTATATAGTAATTTACATAAAAGACTcacttgaattttcaatttagactcCTTTATTGTAAAAATTCATGCTCatggttgaaacttgaaacaagaaaatgtgacaattattatttttcatattttagtgttattttttatgcttttgaaggTATCATTAATaggtaattaaaaaaattcaagacgCTATCCTCATACTCTTGCGTAACTTTGCCCCATCTTGACATAAAATCATTTGTTTGCTATTATGACCCCCTTATATTATGTCTTGTTTCCACAACGATTTCCCGCACCTTGCCTTCGAAGTTCTCATTGATGATTGTGAGGATGTCAGTGGGTCTCCATCGAAGGTTTGTAGCAAGTAATTGTCAAAAGAAAATGGAAGGATTTGGGGCTGAAAGTGgtggggaagaagaagatggaatgATTTGGGGTTGAAAGTGATGCGATCAATGAGGTATTAAAAGAGTGTGTTTTTTATCACCTTAATAGCCGCATTCAATGGAATTGGGGCCAATTCTCGCTCAAGGATAGTAACGGTAATTTTAACTCTCTTCCGTATGATTTGTAGTCAATCAGGTGGTAGTAGTGACACGTGGTTTGATAATTTGAGTAGTCAAGGGAGTAAAAATCgctcattttcatttcattattaacagaatttatatatttattaacaGAATTACTCGATTATAGAGTTTGACCGTATAAAACTGTAAATTGATTCGTCGTATCTCTTCAAATCAAAACCGAAAACATAAATCACGAGTAACTCAAATATCACTCATGCAGTcatatttatgtgtttgataTCTCATAAAAATCTTAAGTTCGAGCATCTCATCCCTTCCCATGTATAGAGTTCCACGtggattaaaaaaatacttgatTAACAGAAACTAATCAACAGAGTGGGCCACttctttgaccaatttgagactGAGAGAAACTTCCACATTTGTGAACTCATGtgcaagaataataataataatactttttttttaatccacgTGGAACCCCAAAAGATTCCCGCGTTTTCGTTGAGACGGATCCAGCTATGCAATAAAGTTTCCTTCCAATAGTCCCCATTGATCTTCGTTAGGAACGATGACACTAATTAATACTCCATGcaatatgaaaataaaataccatTAGGAtgtgtacgtgtatatatatacacacacatatatgtgaaGTTTTGTATTGTTTTTGTCTTCCAAATGGGTGTATGGAGACCATGTTTCCATACACTTCGTTTGGGTTGGTCCATACTTCGTTTGGCCAATTCTGCACGTTCAATTGTAACTACAATACACAACCTAGCTTCTTTAGCTTCTAGTGAGTTTTTATCATAAATTTTTTCAAACACAAATGACTTTGCACCTACTGATCACATGAatctctatacatatatatttttagcgtgaacgatatcatacaaatgTAACATTTGGACATATAATATGGGTATATTAAGACTGTCAGGCCTGCGAGCACAGAATTTTCTCCTTGATGACAGGATAAGTTAGATCAAAACCCAACACGTGACCACACATATACTACTCCAGGCCAATGAGAATCGAATTCAAAATTTCCCGAGTCAATATGATTTGAGTCGAAAAAGATTCATTAATTAAACTATTACCCAAACGGTTTTCGTATTTTCTTTCAACGTGAGATGAATGGTCAATCAATGCAGACATGCACGTCCAAAATATTGGTTCATAACAGACACAACGCCGCACCGAATCCCCCCTGATAAGATTGTGTGTTGTGTATAAATGTGTTGGCAATTCATGTGGAGAGATGCCaagcatatatatagatagattatatggatgtatatatatacttttggaTTCTACTCTCCACTTTTTAGATTTAAAATGTTTGTCCCTATGAGTCCCATCATTCAtgcaaaaagaaaactaaaataaaaatatcttcATTCAACTAGTTGTTTACATCCATCCATCCATTCATTGATTCATACCAGCAGTCTTAACTACTTTTCAAATTGAATATCATTGTCACtgctatatatatgttattgaaaAATAACATCAAATCAAGATCATATATCATTGTGGGCCATTTGATATTACAACTCAACCATAGTTGCTTTCCCCAGGGCCATGTAACATGTTCTCTTGTTCATAACAGACCAGCTACAGTACACAAATTTGTTGTTCCTTATAGACAAAGGCACCACCGGTTAGATATTcataagtttttctttttttttttcatatgaaGGAAAGAGTAACAAGAATTAAAATATATCCACCAATTgttaataagttttttttttataattattaccAATGAGACGAGAGGTGGTTAGGTCGGTAATCGGCTGAGTTAGGTATATATGTGTctaatgttcgatttcaatgaaaaacatattagatatttcattctttcttttgaatACAGGGGAAGAGAGACGGGAaaactcgaactcgagacctctataaAATACTACACACATGAGTGCCATGTGAACTAATTGTGTTTCTCAATATTTCAGTCTTTCTTacttcatttgattttgttagtAAATTATGAGAGGTATAACAAAGCATGTTCTTCTCTCTTTGGGTCTAATCATTTTTTCCTCACGTACACCAACTGCCTTATTCTTTACGCGTCCAAACCACAAGCACCACTACTAATTTACTTTAAAACTCAACCTAAgaggttttttcttcttttaaaaaacaataaaaaaaagggtttgTCTAAACACTTTTTGTTtgtcaattgaagaaaaaaagacaGGATTAGATGGTCAGAATCCACGTACTTGAACAATATGAGCTTGTTAAATCCAGCGTGTCAAGAGACTAAAGTCAAAAGGGATTTTCATAATGGGCCCAAATTATATCATGTTATATTTTATCATGCTTTAAATGGTAATGTTAATTTGCATGGAGACACAAGATTGGCAAAGTACCTTAATGTTAATTTGAGACCAGGCATGGTCCAAgttcttcttttcattttccatgAAATCAAACATATAGATTGTTGCATAAACCACAACGCTACGTATCCTTAACGAATGAGTCCATAATGATATATAAAATGAATGAGTCCAATGGCGGATCTAGAAAATAAATTGAGGGGATTAATTAGTTTTCAAGAGGGGTTAAAGGTGGGCAAGGCTTCGGGGGATTACATATTGAAAATTGACCAGAATTAAGTAAATACCTATATAGtaattaaattaagtaaatatcATGAGCCAAGGATCAAGACGGTCATGGATGATTGCAAGGACTTGATGGACTTTGCTGTCTAAGATCTTGAAACATCATTTAGTTTTGTTGGTAATAGCATAATGCAAACAATGCACCATCGCATAGCCAAACTCAAGAATAGGTTTAATTCTTTTATATCTTACCAACAATATTGATTGGACGGATTTGATGATCTCATAAAGATAGAGACTCCAACCAGTCTCACCCAATTAAGGATCAATTGAGTAATAGTATGCTTGATTCAAGACAATTAACCATCAATGTTTGGTTATTGTTAGTcgcttaaaaaatatttttgagaaattcaatatcaaaatcGACATTTCTGACACCAATATCACCCGTAGGCTTTTTGAAGAAGACAAGTACCCAAGATGGGTCTCTGGTGCATATCGTAAGTTATTGGCTAAGGTTGACAATGGAGCTATCAAGCCTAATGTGGTTGTGGCTAAAGATGGTAGTGACCAATTCAAGACCATTGGTGCAACCCTTGCTACATACCCCAAGAACTTCAAGGGTCGATATGTTATATATGTCAAGGCTAGAATCTACTACAAGTACATTACTATTGACAAGAAGACGGTGAATGTGTTCATGTATGGTGATGGATCAAGGAAGACCATTGTTACTAAAGACAAGTCTTCTAAGAACTTTTGCACCATGCAAACTGCCACTTCCTGTAAGTACATAACCTTAAATTACAATTTCATCTCTCAATAGGAGAGCTTATGTTCCTTTTTTTCGTACGGTAACATGGATTCAATGGTACATACAGTTGCTTTTGGAGACAGATTTATGACAAAGTCCATGGGCTTTCAGAACACTGTAGAGCCTCAAGGATACCATGATGTGGCTCTTCTTGTGCAATCCGATAGTTCTGTGTTCTTCAAATGTAGAATCAATGGTTACCAAGACACATTATTCTATCAAACTCATAGACAATTCTATCAAAACTGTGTCATCTCTGGCACTATCgatttctcttgaactttactaaatcaaatatgttcatagtgatgaaactaagatgcacacgaaatttcatttaaatcggagttcatttggttcaccacgttcacaaagaacacatatgcacaaaattaggtaaaacctagttttggcggaatttaagcatataaccaaatatatatgtgatgcacttaatttctcatgattatagtcctagaacatatattaaaccttcatgtatatgtgattcaagtttcaagtcatttggacctaagttggttaagatatgataattggaaaattgatgctctaacttagtccatgtatgtttgttttcaaaacttaatttccagcactatctaaaaaatatatagtcatttaaattcaattcatataaatcaaatattgctttaatgtttcattatcatttataaatgatttaatatcatcaaaattagacatataggaccataggtccaacaatctccccctttttgatgattacaaaacatgcatgatataaatgactatttgattgtaattgaatttaatatcaattcaaagtgcattaaaaagtttaatgatatcaatttaaaacaattttgaaactcatatacaactttagttaagtaagcttagctcccccttactttaacatctattctctcccaatcatggcatatacactctcccttaagttatgcctatatatgcattttggcaaatgattttaatgcaatttatcatcatgtctctccccctttttgtaataaatcaaaaagtggagaactaaggggttgatgcaagttttgtaaaagatttataagcatttttgagattttatcacaaaagtgatttaagaccataaacatgcttcaaataatatcaaaactagttctcatcaacaaatggcAACagaccaattgaactaatagaacctaagtgacccaatttggagcctatcacactaagtgacccatggcctcctaatgacactaggttactcccccttcaatcatgcataccaatttatatatttagcttataagcacatatcaccaagaaaatataataagcattcaagtaatatgcactcaaggtgcttcacacaaacccaatgcatttcttagttttatgaatctatccttagctaaaggcttagtgaacaaatcggcaatattatgttccccttctacatgttcaagcacaatgttctttttagcaacatgatctctaatgaaatgatgtctaatgtctatatgcttagctttaccatgatatctaggattcttagacaaatgtatggcacttatgttatcataaagaattggaatgtttgaaaattccatattaaaatcaagcatttgttgtttaatccaaagcaattggcaagtacaactaccaatagccatatattcggcttcggtagtgctcaaagcaacacatgtttgcttcttggagaaccaagatatgagcatatttcctaggtattgacaagtaccactagtacttttcctatttattttgcaacccgcaaagtcggcatctacaaatgaatgcaagtcaaatgaagatttcttatcataccacaaccctagggaaggtgtgtcttttaagtacctaagaatcttctttatgaccatgagatgtgtttgcttaggattagattgaaatcttgcacacatgcaaacactaaacataatatcgggcctagatgcggtcaagtaaagtaaactaccaatcattgacctatatctcttttgatcaacatcattaccatctaggtcgggttctaatttggttcccactcccataggtatggatgaacctttagaaatatccatgccatgcaaagcatctaagtcatgtgaattgctagatgatgcaatgttactagaattaacacatgttttcaattgattttttaaatcctcattttcttgaactaatgcatcaagtgaaaaacatacatcatcatatttagatttcaaatcacaacactcatttagatgcattttttctactttagaaagtctactaacttctttcttagtatgcttgtgtttatgcattaatttctcataagcaatataaagttcatcataaacacaagagagctcatcataagaaggtttagaagatgttaccatctcatccgaatttgatgaggacacttcctcttcctcatttgccatgagacacaagttggcttggagttcctcttcactatcacttgaagatgatgatgaagaatcatcccaagtggccttgaatgccttcttctccttcttccctttgtccttcttcttctctttctctctatattccttatgcttcttcttttgaagcttagggcaatcggccataaagtgacctactttgccacacttaaagcaagtactcttttctttctctttctcctctctcttttctttaaaagcctttctattcttgaatcctccacgtttgttcatcttcaagaacttcttgaaatgcttagctaatagggctgcccctatttcactatcatcatcactagaatccgaactagtgtcactattgatcctaagagctaagccatttttcttaggtggtgcatcttcctcatctaatcttgacatctccaactcatgtgtcattagacttcctattaattcctctatcttaagcttcctaagatctttagcctctttaatggctactaccttatctttccaaatcctaggtaaactcctaaggatcttttgaaccttatcaacttcctcatatggtttgttcaaagcttctaattcattacatatgcaagtaagtctagaaaacatctccctaatgctctcacccttcttcattctaaaggtctcaaactcggtgactagcatgtttatcttagagtccttcacttgacttgttccttcatgcttcaactctaacatatcccaaatctcctttgcactcttacattgagctatgtaatcaaattcactcctaataagtgcaatgtgcaaagtgttgattgccttattatttaggctaagtaatctcttatcttccttagtaaactcactcttttccttatctaccatctcatcacccaaaagtttcctaggaacataaggaccattctctacaactttccacaaatcataatcaatggaatttataaaaattttcatcctatttttccaaaaaccgtattgcaagccattgaaaaatggtggtctattcatggataggccttcggcctcaccataagaatttatatttgccataaatatgccaaataggatataactcctagttttagctaacctgctccgataccaattgacggatcgagttttaacacaagagggggggtgaattgtgtccccaaattccaattggaatctctttttcaatttaaacaaattaatggcaattaacaagtagcacacaaatttggactctaatgattttcctaatcaatattcaatccaatgcaagatgtgatacaatatagtgaatgaccaaatatcaaataatcaagaattgcacaaaacagattttcaagcaacacactgcacacagatttttcaactcagattttacctatcaaatgatgtcaaaatgcaacgaaattttatatgcaatgtcacaacacattaataaacactatatcaaaatttcagatcaaaattcaaagtttaaggcagtctgctaatctcggacagattagggttttgaaaatcctgcagtttgaaacaagtagtaaatataaacaagtaaacaaagaaatcaacacagcgatttatagtagttcggagacccttctcctacgtctactacctagattcaccaacctaggattttcaacctccactaaggatgtggttttctcaagagctccacaaaactcacaagggtttttaggtcacccttgaaactgaagatttcaagacaatcttcaaactttacaaccaagggtttctaagaactccctcaaacttcaatgtttgtaatatgccctaacaaagggactttctcaatgggttttttagccaaggttctcacaactagcactaagctatttaagtgaagaactttcaataacaacaatcacacactcacgggtagaattttcaagtaggtaaggtgaggtgattttgggagaaataacaccttgagcttaagtgaaagcaccctctctttgcagcagcaaaatggtgagaaggccttgagtagtggctcaagaagaagctgggattttagtagacaatggatgcttgaatgtttgaaagctttgaacaaagttctctcttgattgcaaatgcttctccaagttgtatgaaagggaagatcctcttttaaaggcaattctctcctatgcttgcagccattggatcagacttcaagagttgatctctaccatccattgcagctcctaatcttggtcattgatgatttgagcaaacaaatctccaccatagagcatatagacgttgcacatgctcctttttttaagtcaaaaattgcaagcaagaaagttgtctcatgcacaaccatttgatcaatgtatgtcttcaaatcttgaccattcaaactctctttaattctcagccatggatgtagattgtactatgccatcttgtcccttcattttgaatcaaagacttcaaaagtgatctcttagtcaaggatcttgtttgattgcaccaacctaactttcttggtagcacatgtcttgagtgaaaatgtcaaggatcttgtttgattgcaccaacctaactttcttggtagcacatgtcttgagtgaaaatgtcaaacaagaatatatcactaatgatagagaggacaaggtttgtcccacatgtttgaaaagagttttatctccatgaagaccacaaccaatagcctcaatgtttgattcattcaacttgataaagtgccttagtggaaagttggcaaatataggatttttcatagtttcttagagctccaagctcattcttagaaactggacttcgaccactcttgaacatactgaattctgagccatatgagaccacaatgatgattaacctacaaggaaataggaggtagaactccccaattgcatgtaagctcaaagagcttcatatagagcgcataggttaattacattagaaaaacaacccagaaaatttatattactgcatgataaatcattttatatgtattagaatgtccatgtaaaatttcataacaatcggaaatcgtttggtcactcaaccaagcaatttgatcactaattgtaaaaccgataaattctaagtgtaaattcaaagtcattttgcaaacttagtgtaaatgaccttttctcttgaactttactaaatcaaatatgttcatagtgatgaaactaagatgcacacgaaatttcatttaaatcggagttcatttggttcaccacgttcacaaagaacacatatgcacaaaattaggtaaaacctagttttggcg is part of the Tripterygium wilfordii isolate XIE 37 chromosome 7, ASM1340144v1, whole genome shotgun sequence genome and encodes:
- the LOC120003065 gene encoding uncharacterized protein LOC120003065, whose translation is MEKKQGFFSALKEEVVRGLSPSRSRSKSPARSASPISGLLRRKKNPYALTANPEPLVGRSGSLRPVVGETLTPLMEGPDPDGGEGVGGESRRMGSGIGQWMKGQLSRTPSVSNSSLGYNSNNKRSDLRLLLGVMGAPLSPVHVTSLDPLPHLSIKDTPIETSSAQYILQQYIAASGGQKLQNSIKNAYAMGKVRMVASEFETATKVVKNRNGSKGTELGNFVLWQMNPDMWYVELAVGGSKVRAGCNGKLVWRHTPWLGAHTAKGPVRPLRRALQGLDPRTTASIFVDARCIGEKKINGEDCFILKLCADPHTLKARSEGPAEIIRHVLFGYFSQKTGLLVHMEDSHLTRIQSNGGDAVYWETTINSFLDDYRPVEGILIAHSGRSVVTLFRFGEVAMSHTKTKMEEAWTIEEVAFNVQGLSVDCFIPPADLRSGSISETCELPQDERVKSAIVLAAAYRAKVAALEKSHESFTENIL
- the LOC120002629 gene encoding probable pectinesterase/pectinesterase inhibitor 13, translating into MSCFHNDFPHLAFEVLIDDCEDVSGSPSKTINHQCLVIVSRLKNIFEKFNIKIDISDTNITRRLFEEDKYPRWVSGAYRKLLAKVDNGAIKPNVVVAKDGSDQFKTIGATLATYPKNFKGRYVIYVKARIYYKYITIDKKTVNVFMYGDGSRKTIVTKDKSSKNFCTMQTATSFAFGDRFMTKSMGFQNTVEPQGYHDVALLVQSDSSVFFKCRINGYQDTLFYQTHRQFYQNCVISGTIDFS